The stretch of DNA ACATCGCCAGGTTAGAGGTGCACTCCCCCACCAAGAAGGCCAATGAAGCCAGGACAAAGGTCCCCAGGAGAAAATTCAGGGCAGCATGACCCGTGAGCCGGTAAAACCAGATCAAGTAGGGGTCCAGGAAGAGATAAACGGGATGCATTTCCATAGTCAGGGAACCCATGGGCGGGGACGGTAGTGGCTGCGTCCCCGCCTTCCATCAATTAGTCTATCGTTTTAGCACCTTACATGCCCGGGAAAATTGATTTGCCCATGAAGCCCTTGGTCAAATAACCGATGCCGACGTACACGGCCAGGACCACGAAGATGCGCTTCAGCCAGACATCCGGAATCTTCTTGGAGGTCATCGGACCGAGGACGGAGCCGATGGCGATGCCGATGAGTTCAGTGCTGATCAGGACAAAATCCACGGGCACCGCCCGGACCACCATCATATTAAAGATGTTGACGATCATGCCCACCAGCACTGCCAGGGCCGAAGTGCCGGCCACGATGAACATGGGCAGACCGGCCACGGAGGTGAGGAAGGGCACGTAGAGAAAGCCGCCGCCCACCCCGATGAAAGCCGAGATGCCGTTGATCACAAACCCGCCCAAGACGGGCCAGAGGGGATTAAAAGAAAATTCCTGGCCATAAAAGGTAAAAGCGATTCTGGTCAGGCCCCAATGCTTCACCTGAACGCCGCAGGCATGGGCCCCGCCCTCGTCCACGGCGCATTTTCTGATGTGGATGTCCTCAAAGGCCTTGGCTGCGGCTTTGGCCGCCTTCTTGCTGGCTTGCCCCTTAGGGGTGGTTTCATAAAAGAGCACAAAGGCTACGGCAAAGACGATGATCCCGAAAAACCCCACGTAGAAACTGACATCCATTTTGCCCACGGTAAGCAAGGGGACAAGGTAGCCTGCGAGGATGCCGCCGGCAGCTAAACAGAGGCCCAAAGGCAGCACCAAGCGGCCCATGCGATAGTAGGTAAAGGAAGAGATCAGTGCCGATAATCCCACCAAGTACTGGTTGCTGGTGCGGATGGAATCAGTCAGCATTTTGTTCAAAAATGGACTAGTTTTCTTAAAAGTCGAGGCATAATCCGACAGCCCGAAGACCGAGATATGGCCTACCCCGGCCATGATGCCCCCGAAGGCGCCCACGGACGAGAAAATCCAGCCCACCCAGATGCCCCATAAGATGTAAAAGAGCCAGAAATGATGCGGCGCCCCGGGGATCCCCATGAACCCTTTAGTGGCCTCAGGGTTGATCTGCCCCGGTCCTGTGCCCGCCGGGGTCTTGGCAATGGCTTCTTCCAACTTGCCCGCCTCCGCCGGGGCGGTCAACACCAGGGCGGCGAAGGCGACCAGAATGACCGCCATGCCAATAAGAATCCAGGTGTTTCTCTTCATAACAAAAAGCCTCCTTAATGAAATTATTTAGACCCGCCCTCTTGTAATCCATTGGGTCGGTATGGTGCGCCGGGCCTATCTCCAAAACATTTTTTTAGTTAACGATTAACATATAAAACATGTTGATATCAGTTGTCAATTATTTTTTTTGGTTGAGACCGGGGCTTATTTATGTTAATGGTTAACTTAAATAATTAACGGTTAACTTAACCTGAAAATAGGATGCCGCTGGTTCAAAGGAGCGCCATGTTTCAAGGGGATTTGGGGAAACTCTGGGAAAAGGTTAGTGCCACCATGATGGAAGGAGTGGTAGTGGTGGACCCCAAGGGGATAATTCAGACCGTCAACCGCGCCATGGAGGAGATTACCGGCTACACGCACAACGAACTCATCGGTCAGAGCTGTGCGATGATCAGGTGTAACGCCTGCTTCAGTGCGGACCAAGCCAACGCTCGCAAACAGTGCGAGCTGTTCCAAAACGGTGTCGTTGCGCCCTCCAAGTGTGTCCTGGCTAATAAGGATGGTACCCTGAGACATGTCATGAAGACTGCGACTCTGATCCTGGACGACGACGCCCAA from Desulfobaccales bacterium encodes:
- a CDS encoding sulfite exporter TauE/SafE family protein, whose translation is MKRNTWILIGMAVILVAFAALVLTAPAEAGKLEEAIAKTPAGTGPGQINPEATKGFMGIPGAPHHFWLFYILWGIWVGWIFSSVGAFGGIMAGVGHISVFGLSDYASTFKKTSPFLNKMLTDSIRTSNQYLVGLSALISSFTYYRMGRLVLPLGLCLAAGGILAGYLVPLLTVGKMDVSFYVGFFGIIVFAVAFVLFYETTPKGQASKKAAKAAAKAFEDIHIRKCAVDEGGAHACGVQVKHWGLTRIAFTFYGQEFSFNPLWPVLGGFVINGISAFIGVGGGFLYVPFLTSVAGLPMFIVAGTSALAVLVGMIVNIFNMMVVRAVPVDFVLISTELIGIAIGSVLGPMTSKKIPDVWLKRIFVVLAVYVGIGYLTKGFMGKSIFPGM